The DNA sequence TGCCGGAGGTACTGCTGCGGGTCCCATGTGGGGGCGGTGGGGGCAGTGGGGGTGGTGGGGGTGGTCGGCGCGGTGGGCGCGTCGCCCGTGGTCGACGCCGGAATCCTGGCCGGCGCGGTATCGGAATGCATGTTCGAGCCTCCCTGCTGGCGGTGCGGTCGGAATCGGAAGCTGCTCCGGCCCCCTCCATGCCCCATGGTGGCGAAAAATATATCTCGATGTCAAGATACTTGAGTTCGAGATACTCGATTTAAAGAGACTTCACGTCGACAGACCCTTTACACTGATCCGCATGGAGGACGAGGTCGACCGACTGGTCGCGGCATGGCGGCGCGAACGCCCTGACCTCGACGTGGAACCACTCGAGGTGCTCAGCCGCGTCAGCAGGCTCGCGCGGCATCTCGACCGCGCCCGACGGCTGGCCTTCTCCGAGCACGGCCTGGAGCCGTGGGAGTTCGACGTCCTGACCTCGCTGCGGCGAGCGGGCGCGCCCTACCAGCTCTCCCCCGGCCAGCTGTTGACGCAGACCCTGGTGACCTCCGGGACCATGACCAACCGCATCGACCGGCTCGCCAAGAAGGGCCTCGTCGAACGGCTGCCGGACCCCAACGACCGCCGCGGGGTCCTGGTGCGCCTCAGCCCCGAAGGCCGCGACCGCGCCGACCAGGCGCTCGCCGGGCTGCTGGCCCAGGAACGAGCGATCCTGGCCCAGCTCTCGCGGACGCAGCGCGCCGATCTCGCCGGCTTGCTACGCCAGTTGACCGCTCCGTTCGACAACATCCCCGGCTAGTCCCTGCCCCGGCAGTCCCGGCAGGTCGGCGGGACGTACCCCGGCCCGCCGGGCCAGGGCGACCGCCGCGAGCGTGGAGTGCACGCCCAGCTTGCCCAGCACGTTCTGCATGTGGGTGCGGACGGTGTGCGGGGAGAGGAACAGCCGCGCGGCCACGTCCTTGCGGCCCAGCCCCGCCACCATGCAGCGCAGCACCTCGTGTTCCCTGGGCGTGAGGGACTCCACCAGCCGTTCGCTGTCGGTACGGTGCTTGCGCGCCGCGGTCAGCTCGCGGAGCACTCCCGTGAGCAGCGCGGGCGGAAGGTGCGTCTCCTCGCGCAGGACTCCGCGGATGACGGCCAGGAGCCGTGAGAGCGAGCAGTCCTTGGCCACCCAGCCCGATGCTCCCGCCTGGAGCGCGAGGGCGGCCCGGCGTGCGTCGTCGCGCTCGGCGAGCACGACCGTACGGACATCGGGATGGGACACCCGTACGCCTGCCACCAGCGCGATCCCGTCGGCGGCGGGCGGGACGGAGGCGGACTCCCGCTGGGCGGGAACGCCCGCGGGGACGGCGGCCAGGTCGGAATCGACGAGCAGAACGTCGAAGCGGCGGCCCTCGGCCACCGCGCGTTCGAGGCAGCGCAGCGCGGCGGGGCCACTGCCGGCCGCGGAGACGTCCACGTCCGGTTCGGCCGCGAGCGCGGCGGCGAGAGATTCGGCGAAGATGCGGTGATCGTCGACCACGAGTACCCGGATACGGACCACAAAACCCCCAAGGGTCGGGGAACGGACGGCTGCGGGTACGACGCCCGGACCGGGTGATCCGCAGGCGCCGCGGCCGCCGCCGTGACATCTCTGCACTACCCCGGACCGGACGTCGTACCCGACTTGTCTCGACCCCTGAATCAACACCGGCCCCCACCGGTGTCACGCATCAGCGTAGGGCCGGGGTCGACTCGTGGTTGGCCGAATTGCAGAAGTTTTTCGAGCGATTTTCCGGCGAGGCGCTTCCGGAGGGGCTCCGGGGTGGCTTGAAATCGCCTGCTTCCTGCCCGGGTAAGGCCCGTTCCGTCCGGTCGTGTGCCATGGGCAGTTGCACGGGGGGTATTTCACTCGGCGTGCGCACGCCGGGCGCCCGCGTGCAGCGCCCGGCGAGGGCGCGCCCGGAACGCACGCACGCCCCCGCCCTGGTGGGGGCGGGGGCGCGCGCGTGGCAGGGGTGGGCCGGGGGCGCCTGAGGGCTCAGCCGCGCCGGGCGCGGGTGAAGTTCCAGGCGTCCGTCACGATGCCCGTGAGGTCCGAGCGGGTCGGGGTCCAGCCGAGGCGCTCGTGGGCCGTGCGGGCGGAGGCGACGAGGAAGGCCGGATCGCCGTCCCGGCGGGGGGCCACGATCTCGGGAATCTCCTTCCCGGTGACCTTGCGGACCGTCTCGATGACCTCGCGGACCGAAAACCCGCTGCCGTTGCCGAGGTTGCACACCAGGTGCTCGCCCCCGGCGGCGACCCGCAGCGCCGCCAGGTGGGCCTCCGCGAGGTCGGCGACGTGGATGTAGTCCCGTACGCAGGTGCCGTCCGGGGTCGGGTAGTCCTCGCCGAACACGGAGATCGACTCCCGCTCGCCGAGGGCCACTTGCAGCACCAGCGGGATCAGGTGGGTCTCGGGGTCGTGCAGCTCGCCGAACCGCCCGTACGCCCCGGCCACGTTGAAGTAGCGCAGCGAGACCGCCGCGAGGCCGTGCGCCGCGCACTCCCCCGCGATCATGTGGTCGACGGCGAGCTTCGAGGCCCCGTACGGGTTGGTGGGGGCGGTCACCGAGGACTCGGTCAACGGCCCGTCGCCGGGCTCCCCATAGGTGGCCGCGGTGGAGGAGAACACCAGTCGGCGCACGCCCGCCCCGCGCATCGCGGCCAGCAGGGCCAGGGTGCCGCCGACGTTGTTCTCCCAGTACTTGCCGGGGTTCACCACGGATTCGCCGACCTGCGAGGAGGCCGCGAAGTGCAGGACCCCGTCGTAGGACGGGTCCAGGTACTCGGCGGCGTCCTGGATCCGGCCCTCGATGAACTCGGCGCCCGACGGCACCCCGGAACGGAAGCCGGTGGAGAGGTCGTCGAGGACGGTGACCTCGTGGCCCTCCTCCAGGAGGTGGGCCACGACCACCCCGCCCACGTATCCGGCTCCGCCGGTGACCAGGTATTTGGAATCCTTGGAAGACGCCGTCTCGCTCACGTGCCTGCTGCCTCTCGCCGGGGGAACGCACGCACCGAACGCGTGCTGGTCACCGGCATACCCGAATCCGCGCCGCCGGGGAAATCCCGGGCCCGGATCAGGGCCGGGCGCCCCCGGACGGCGGCGGTCCGGCCCGGTCCAGCAGACCCGTACGGGCGGCCAGCGCGGCCGCCTCCAGCCGCGAGCCCACGCCCAGCTTCATCAGCACCCGCTGGACGTGCGTGCGCGCGGTGCTCGGCGCGATGGCCATGCCGGCGGCGATGAGCCGGGTGTCCTCGCCCTCGGCGACCCGGACCAGCACCTCCACCTCGCGCGGGGTGAGCAGCCGCAGCAGCCGGCTGCCCTCGTCGTCGGGCTGCGCGGCGGGGTTGAGCAGCTCGGCGAAGGCTGCCTGCAACAGCTGCGGCGCGATGGCCACTTCCCCCGCCCGGGCCTTGGCCAGGGCCCGCTCCACGCCTTCGATGCGCTCGTCGTGGCGTACGTACCCCGAGGCGCCGGCCGCGAAGGCGGCGGCGATCCCGCGCGGGCTCGGCACCGGTCCCAGGACGACCACGGCGATCTGCGGACGCTCCCGCTTGATCCGGACGATCGGCTCGAAGACTCCGGGCTCGGCGGGCGTGGCGGTGCCCAGCAGGCAGACCTCCGGGGCCCGGCTGATGACCAGTTCGGCGGCGCCCGCGGCCGGGGCGGCGGCCGCCAGCACCCGGTGGCCGCGCAGTTTCAGGGCCGAGGCGAGCGCCTCGGCCAGCAGCCGGTGCTCGTCGACCACCATGACCCGTACGCCCATTGGGACACCCACCCCCGCCCTTCTGACCCGGCAAGCTACACGCTTGTTCGACGGCGCGGTGCGGATACCGCGCAGAAGCCCCCGGAAGGACGGCTTGAGTTCTAGTGGTCGTCGCAACACCCCAGCTCAGGGGATGCGATGGATTTCAAGATCCGGGAGAACCGGGGACCAGGGGGCGGTGGCCGTCTGACGCGTGAGCGGGAGGCATACTCCCGGCTCATGCAGCAGGGCTACAGCAACAGAGAAGCCTGCCGGATCGTCGGTATCAACCTGCGGACCGGCAAGAGATGGCGCAACGGTTGGCACTCGCCGCCGTCTGGGAAGCCGAAGCCTCCGATCACCGTGGAGGCTTCGGCTTCTGGCGTATCCAGGTACCTCCGCGAAGAGGACCGCATCCACATAGCCGACCGACTGCGCGAGAAGGCGTCGATCCGCACCATCGCCGCCGAGCTGGGCCGCAGCCCCTCCACCATCAGCAGGGAGATCCGCCGCAACGGCATTCCCTCACGCGGCGACTCGTCCTGCTGGGCCTACCGGCCCCACGCAGCCCACCGCCGCGCCGAGCAACGGCGCCCCCGCCCCAAGCCCGGCAAGATCCGCCGGAGCGCCGAACTACGCCAGTTCATCCAGGCCCACCTCACACTCCGATGGAGTCCGGAACAGATCTGCCAGGCTCTGCAGGCACGGTTCCCCGCCCGGCCGGAGATGCACGTGGCCCACGAGACGATCTACCAGGCTCTCTACGTCCAGGGCCGCGGAGAGCTCCGCCGCGAACTCACCCGCGCCCTGCGGACGGGCCGGTCCCGCCGCCGGCCACACCGCCAGTCCTACAAGCGCAAGCCGCGCGCCATACCGAACATGGTGATGATCAGCGACCGGCCTGCCGAGGCCGCCGACAGGGCCGTCCCCGGCCACTGGGAAGGCGATCTCATCATCGGAAAGGACGGCAAGTCCGCGATCGGCACCCTCGTCGAACGCACCACCCGCTACGTGATGCTCGCCCACCTGCCCTTCGACCACACGGCGGCCAGCACCCGGGACGCGCTCGTGGAGACGGTGAAGACTCTCCCGCCCCACCTGCGGCGATCCCTGACCTGGGACCAGGGCGTGGAGATGGCCGCCCACCAGGCATTCACCGTCGCCACGAACATCCCGGTCTACTTCTGCAACCCGGCCAGTCCCTGGCAGCGCGGCTCCAACGAGAACACGAACGGCCTGCTGCGGCAGTACTTCCCCAAGGGCACCGACCTGTCCCGGCACACGCCCCAGGACCTGGCCACCGTCGCCGCCGAACTCAACGGGCGCCCACGCAAAACGCTCGGCTGGGAAACCCCAGCCGAGCGCCTGTCTAAACTGCTCGCGGCCTGATCAACCGACCACGTGTTGCAACGACCCCTCGAATTCACCCGGACCTTCCGGGGGCTTCCGGGGGTTCTGGGGGTTCTTGGGGGGGGGTGGGGGGTCTGGGCGTCTGGCGCCGCGGGTCAGCCCGTCGTGAAGGAGACGAAGGTGTAGTACGGGTCGGAGCCCGAGGACCTGCTCATCACGGCGGTGCGGGCGATGAAGAACTTCCCGTTGCCGTAGCGGAATTCGCCGGAGTCCGGCAGGAACTGGGTCTCGGCGCGCTGCGACTCCTTGTTCGCCGGGTTCTGCATGAGCACGGTCTCCTTCATCGTCTTGCCGTCGATGGAGACGACCTGGCCGCCGCCGTCGTAGGGCGGGACCTTGTAGGCGATGAGGTTGGAGCCGTCCATGCGCAGCGGGTAGACGGTGTAGCGCTCGCCGGCGTCGGCGCGGTCGGTGGTCAGCTTGCCGGTCTCCAGGTCGAAGGAGACGATCTCGTTGGTGCGGCCGTATTCGGTCGTGCCCTTGTGCTCCTCGGTCGGCAGGTAGAGCTTGCCGTTGCCGACGACCATGTTGGTGCAGTCCTCGACCTCGGTGGCCCCGCACTCGGGGTTGTAGTTGCCCGAGGTGAGCGGGATGCGCGTCTTGAGCTGGCCCGCGTCGTCGAGGACGAAGAGGTCGCTGACGCCGGTGGCGTTCTTGGAGGTGTCGTTGACGTCCGCCGCGACGATCAGCGGCTTGGTGGAGACGATCTGGGCGAAGTCGATGCCCGCGGGCAGCTTGTACGAGCCCTTGGGCGCACCGCTGACCGGGTCGAGGCTCTGGGCGTGCAGCACGTAGTCCGGGTGCTGGCCGCAGCGGCGGATCACCGCGAGGGCCGGGCCGCCCCCGTAGCCGAGGTCCTCGCACCGGTCCGCGTCGGTCTTGGCGGACCACAGGACCTTGCCGTCGGCGAGGTTCCAGGCGGCGCCGCCGCTCAGGCCGCCAGCGGCGACGGTCTGGCCGGTGACGGTCACCTCCGCGAGGACGACCGGCTTGTCGCCGCCGGTCTGGGACTTGGCGGTCGCCTTCCACAGGAGCTTGCCGGTGTTCAGGTCGATGACGCCGACCTGCCTGCACTGCGGGTACTTCTTCTCGGCCGTCGGCATGGCCTCGTCGAAGAGGATCGCCGTCTTGTTGTCCGAGACCCAGCGGCTGGCGGCGCAGACGTTGGCGCCGAGCGGGATCTCCCACTTCTTGGTGCCGTCGGCCAGGTTGTAGCCGACGACCTTGGCCATGTCGGACTTGGCGTAGGTGGTGTCGGTGAGCCAGGACCCGGGGATCTGGACGATCTCCTTCGACTCCGGCATCGGGACGTTGACCAAGGTCTTCGACTTGGTCTTGGCCGGTGCCTTCTCGGTGCCGCCGCCGCCCGGGGCCTTGTCGCCGCCGGGGCTCTCGCTGCCGCCGGCCACGGGCTGGCTGCCGGAGCCCTCGTCCTCGCCGGAGACGTACCAGAAGCCGCCGCCGACGATGAGGACGATGGCCAGGAGGGCCGCGCCGACGATCATCAGCTGCGTGCGGACGTCGTTGCCGCCGCGGCCGCCGGCCGGGACGGCCGGGCTCTGGGCCGCGTACATGGGCGCGGTGCCGGGCTGCTGCGGGTAGCCGTAGGACTGCTCCTGCGGATACCCGTACGAGGCCTGCCCGCCGGGGGACCCGGCCGGCGCCGGGACGGTCGGCGGCTGGGCCGGGGGCGGCGGGGGGCCGGCCGGCATGGCCGGGGGCGCCGGCGGGGGCGGGGGCGCGGAGAAGCCGCCCGGCGGCGGGTCCTGCGGCGCGCCGAACCCGCCGGACGGCGGCTGGCTGGGGGGCGGCGGGGTACTCATCGGTGCTACTGCCTCTCGGTGGGCGGTTCGGCGGACTGCTCGTTCTCGGGGCGGTCGCTCACTTGCCGAAGACCATCAGGAACTTCTCGCTCTTGTTGTCGGCCTGCAGGTGGGAGGCGGAGACGAACAGCCGGCCGTCCACGTAGTCCACGTTCGGGGAGAGGAAGGAGCTCTCCACCGGGGCGGCGGGGCCGGACGGGTTGCGCAGGACCGCGGTGGGCGTGCCCCCGCCGGCCGGGATGGTGAGGACCTCGCCGCCCTTCTCGCTCTCCGCCTCTCGGTAGACGACGACCTGGCCGCCCGCCGCCTTCAGCGGGGTGAGGGTGCGTCCCTCGCCTGCCGGGGTGCGCCACTTCACCTTGCCGGTGCCGAGGTCGAAGGCGACGATCTCGTTCGGCTTGCCGACGTCGGGCTTGGTGGGCAGGTAGAGGGTGTTCGCGTCCACGTTGGAGGAACCACAGCTCTGGAGCGAACGGTTGAACAGGCCGCCGCAGCCGACCGGGAAGCTGCCTTCGCCGGAGACGGTGGCGCGCTTCTTGCCGTCGGGTCCGAGGACCACGATGGAGCGCTCCTTGTCGCCGTTGCCGAGGTCGAGGACGATCGGGTCCAGCGAGTAGACGTTCTTGACCTGGAAGTCCTTGGGGAGCTTGTAGATCCAGGTGCCCTTGCCGGTGACCGGGTCGGCGTCCATGACCTGGACGGTCTTGTCGGCGTCCTGGCAGGTCGCGATGGCGAGCATCTTGCCGTTCATGGCGACGAAGTCGCCGGGCCGGCAGCCCTCTTCCACCTTGTTGGTGAAGAGCTTGTCCCCGGTGCTGACCTTGAACGCGCTGGTCGTGCCCATCCGGTTGACGACGAGGGAGTCGCCGGTGAGGGCGAGGTCCGGGCTGGTGAAGATGTCGAAGAGACCCTCCTTGGGGACCTCCTTCGACCATCCCTCCTTGCCGGCCTTGAGGTCGATCATCCGCATCTGGTTGCAGTCGGCGCTGCTGGACTCGCCGTTCTTGTACATGACGACGGTCTTGCCGTCCGCGGTCATGTCGGTGACCCCGCAGACGACGGCGGGGAGGGTGAGGGTCCACTTCTCCTTGCCGTCCTTGACCCCGTAGGCGGTGACCGACTTCCAGACGGACTTGACGACGGTGTCGCCGACGATCCACTGCCCCTTGGAGTCGACGCCCCCGCCGGGGCCGTCGATCTTGCTGCTCTTGAACCAGAGGACCTTGCTCTCGCCCTGCTTGCGGCCGGCGTTGAGGTCTTCCTCCTCCTCACCGCCGTTGCCGCTGCCGTCCCCCTTGTCCACGGAGGCGGAGGCGGAGGGCGAGGCCTTGTCGTCCGCGGGCGGGGTGGTGTCCTGCCCGATGACCTGGTCGGCGCCCTTGTCCTTGCCGGCGAAGAACGCGAAGTAGCCGCCGGTGCCCAGGACGAGCACGCCGGCGACGGAGGCCGCGATCAGCACGGCGAGCTTCTTCTTCGGCCCGCCGGGCGGCCCGGGCGGCATGCCGGGGGCGCCGGGGGCCATGTGCGGGGGCGGGGGCGGGAAGCCGTAGCCCCCGGGCGGCTGCGCGCCGTACGGGCCCTGCGGCGGCTGGCCGTACGGCCCCTGCGGCGCGGGCTGCTGTGCGTACGGGTTCTCGCCCTGCGGCGGGAAACCGTAACCGGGCTGCGGGGGCCCTGGCAGGTGCCCGTAACCGGAAGGGTTCGGCGGCTGGTTCGGCGGCTGGGGCGGCTCGGTCATCAGCGCATACCTTCGGCTTCGGGTGTGGGAGGAAGCCCTTTCTATCACTGCCGACGAGAACCGCGCCGGGCCGGTCCGACCCCTGTTCCCAAGGGAGGACCGGCCCGTGATGCCGTCGTTATCGGCCAGTTGGGGCGCGCGGGCCCCGCGCCCTACGCGTCTTCGGCGAGCTCCAGCCAGCGCATCTCCAAGTCGTCCCGGTCCGCGATGAGTTCCCGCAGTTCGGCGTCGAGCTTGGCGACCTTGTCGAAGTCGGTGGAGTTCTCGGCGATCTGGGCGTGCAGACTGCTCTCGCGGTCCGTCATCTTGTTGAGCTGCCGCTCGATCTTCTGCAGCTCCTTCTTCGCGGCGCGCGCGTCCCCGGAGGCCGAGGACTTTCCGGCGGCGGCCGGGGCGGGCGCCGGAGCGGCCGCGTCGATCATCTTCCGGCGGCGCTCCAGGTACTCGTCGAGGCCGCGCGGGAGCATCCGCAGGCTCGCGTCGCCGAGCAGGGCCATGACCGTGTCGGTGGTGCGCTCGATGAAGAACCGGTCGTGCGAGATCACGATCATCGACCCGGGCCAGCCGTCGAGGAGGTCCTCCAGCTGGGTCAGGGTCTCGATGTCGAGGTCGTTGGTGGGCTCGTCGAGGAAGAGGACGTTGGGCTCGTCCATCAGCAGGCGCAGGATCTGCAGCCGGCGCCGCTCACCACCGGAGAGGTCGCCGACGGGCGTCCACTGCTTCTCCTTGGTGAAGCCGAACTGCTCGCACAGCTGCCCGGCCGTCATCTCGCGGCCCTGGCCGAGGTCGACCCGGTCGCGGACGCGCTGCACGGCCTCCAGGACCCGCAGGGACGGGTCGAGTTCGCCGACCTCCTGCGAGAGGTAGGCCAGCTTGACGGTCTTGCCGACGGTCACGGACCCGGCGGCCGGCTGGACCTCGCCCTGAGTGCGGGCGGCCTCGGCGAGGGCCCGCAGCAGGGAGGTCTTGCCGGCGCCGTTGACGCCGACGAGACCGACGCGGTCGCCGGGGCCCAGGTGCCAGGTGAGGTGCTGGAGGAGGGTCTTGGGGCCGGCCTGGACGGTGACGTTCTCCAGGTCGAACACGGTCTTGCCGAGGCGGGCGTTCGCGAACTTCATCAGCTCGGACTTGTCGCGCGGCGGCGGCACGTCGGCGATCAGCTCGTTGGCGGCCTCGATGCGGTAGCGCGGCTTGGAGGTCCGCGCGGGGGCGCCGCGGCGCAGCCAGGCGAGCTCCTTGCGCATCAGGTTCTGCCGCTTGGACTCCTCGGTCGCCGCGATGCGGTCGCGCTCGGCGCGGGCGAAGACGTAGTCGCTGTAGCCGCCCTCGTACTCGTGGACGTCACCGCGCTGCACGTCCCACATGCGGGTGCAGACCTGGTCGAGGAACCACCGGTCGTGGGTGACGCAGACGAGCGCGGAGCGGCGCTCCTGGAGGTGCTTGGCCAGCCAGGAGATGCCCTCGACGTCGAGGTGGTTGGTGGGCTCGTCGAGTACGAGGAGGTCCTGGTCGGCGATGAGCAGCTGGGCGAGCGCGATGCGGCGGCGCTCCCCACCGGAGAGCGGGCCGATGACCGTGTCCAGGCCCTGCCCGAAGCCGGGCAGGTCGAGCCCGCCGAAGAGGCCGGTCAGGACGTCGCGGATCTTCGCGTTGCCGGCCCACTCGTGGTCGGCCATGTCCCCGATGATCTCGTGCCGGACGGTGGCCGAGGGGTCGAGGGAGTCGTGCTGGGTGAGCACGCCCATGCGCAGGCCGCTGTTCTGGGTGACCCGGCCGATGTCGGGTTCCTCCAGCTTGGCGAGCATGCGGATGAGGGTGGTCTTGCCGTCGCCGTTGCGGCCTACGACACCGATCCGGTCCCCCTCGGATACGCCGAGGGAGATGCCGTCGAGCAGGGTACGGGTGCCGTACACCTTGCTGACTGCCTCGACATTGACCAGGTTGACGGCCATCAGGAGCGCTCCAGGGAAGGGGTGTGGATCAGCCCCTCAGCCTAACCCTCCGCGAAGTGCCGGACCGTTCCACCAGCAGCCAGCCGCCCAGCGCCATGCCGATCGCGGCGGGCGCGGTGACCGGGAGCGCGATCAGGGTGGCGCTGTGGCCTTCCAGGAGCCCGCCGAGACCGGTCGTGGAGAGCCCGAGAACGCCCAGGAGGCAGAGCGCGGTGCCGAGGGCGGCGCGGGGGCCCGAGCCGGGGCCGGCGCCGGCGCCGGGGTGCGCGGTGCTCCCGGCGGGCGCCTCGAAGCGGCGGAAGACCGCGACGAGTACGCAGGTCAGCGCGGCGGCGGCGAGGAACCGGACCGGTACCTGGGCCCACCAGGCCGCCCCGGCGGGCTCGGGCAGGGCGAAGCCGAGGCCGAGCTGGGCGGCGTACACGGCGAGCATCGCGGTGAGGTGCCAGAGGAAGGCCGTCATGGCGACCCCGTTGGCGGCGACCACCCCGCGCCAGACCCGGGGCCGGGCCAGCCAGCCGGCGGCGGGGGCCCTGAGCAGCTCCACGGCGCCCACGAGCCAGATCCCGTGCGCGAGCAGGGCCAGGGTGGGCGGGGCCATGTTGGAGACCTTCTCCCCCGGCATCCCGACCATGGACAGCGGGTACGGCCCGTACGCCACCAGCAGGACGGCCCCGGCGAGCCCGGCGGCGGCGAGGGCGCCGGGACGGCGGAGCTGCCCACGGCCAGGGCCGGTGGCGCGCAGGAAGCCGAGCTGGTGGACGGCGAGCCAGACGAAGGCGAAGTTCAGGAACTCGGCGTACGGGACGCCGCCCGCGAAGCGCAGCAGATCGACGGCGGCGGCAGCCGCGGCCAGGGCCCCGAAGGCGGCCCAGCCGTAGCGCTCGTGCAGGGTCAGCAGGGGCGGGGTGAGGGCGACCATCGCGAGGTAGATCCCGATGAACCACAGCGGCTGCGTGACCAGCCGGAACGCGGCCCCCGACAGCCGGCCGCCGCCCCCGCCGAGGAGCTGCGCGGTCAGGGCGACGGCGGTCCAGACGGCGACGAACACGAGGGTGGGCCGCAGCAGCCGCCGCAGGCGGGCCCGCAGGAAGGCGGCGTACACCGGGCCGTCGGTGCGGCGTGCGAGGGACCGGTAGGACAGGGCGTGCGAGAACCCCCCGACGAAGAAGAACACCGGCATGACCTGCAGCGCCCAGGTGAGCACCTGGAGCGGCGGCACGACGGCGAGCAGGTTCCCTATGCCGTCGCCGCTGACGGCGGCCATCAGCCAGTGCCCGGCGATGACCGTCCCGAGCGAGGCGACCCGGAGCAGGTCGACGTAGCGGTCCCGGGTGGCGGGGGTGGCATCGGCGATGTCTTGTGCGCTGGCTCCCATGGGGTTACGGTCCCGCGCGGGCGGGGGCCGCGACAGGGCGCGGATACTCAGTCCCCCCTAGGTACCCGGGGCCGGCGCCCCCGATCCCGCTGCGCGGACGGAGTTCCCCTACCCGCCCTTCGCCCGTTCCCTGGGGCTCCGCCCCAGACCCCGCTCCTCAAACGCCGGAGGGGCTGGATTTGGCTGACGCCGGGTAGGGGACTCGGCGCCGCGCAGCGGCGCACCCGCAGCTGGTCAGAGGAGGGTCGCGCCCGGGGCCGGGCTCATCGCCAGGTGGGTGCCGCGGCAGGTGCCGGAGGCTTCCAGGGCTGCGGACACCTTCATCGCGGACTCCGCGTCGCGGACCAGGAAGGCCGTCGTGGGGCCGGAGCCGGAGACGATCCCGGCCAGCGCCCCGGCCTGCGTACCCGCCGCCAGGGTGTCGGCCAGCGCCGGCCGCAGCGAGAGGGCCGCGGGCTGGAGCCCGTTGGCCAGGGTGGCGGCCAGCTCGTCCGGGTCACCGGAGGCCAGGGCCGCGAGGAGGGCCGGGGAGGCCTGCGGGGCGGGGACGTCCGTACCGGCGGTGAGGCGGTCGAACTCGCGGAACACCGCCGGGGTGGAGAGCCCGCCGTCGGCCACCGCGAACACCCAGTGGAAGGTCCCGGCCGCGACCGGGGTCAGGATCTCCCCGCGCCCGGTGCCCAGCGCCGCCCCGCCGACCAGGCTGAACGGCACGTCGCTGCCCAGCTCCGCGCAGATGTCGAGGAGGTCCCCGACCGGGGTCTTCAGACCCCAGAGGGCGTCGCAGGCCAGCAGGGCGGCCGCCCCGTCGGCGCTGCCGCCGGCCATGCCGCCCGCCACCGGGATCCGCTTCTCGATGTGGAGGTGCACGTCGGGGCTCAGCCCCGCCCGCTCCGCCAGGATCTCCGCGGCCCGGGCCACCAGGTTGGTCCGGTCGAGCGGCACCTTGCCGGCGTCCGGCCCCGCGCAGGTCACGGTCAGTCCGGCGGCGGCGGTCGCGGTGACCTCGTCGTGGAGGGAGACGGCCAGGAAGACGTTCGCGAGGTCGTGGAAGCCGTCCGGCCGGGCCGCGCCCACCGCCAGCTGGACGTTGACCTTCGCGGGGACCCGTACGGTGATCGTCCCGCTCACAGCGCGGGCCTCTCCGCGGCGGGCTTGTGCTCGGCGATCGCCGCGAACTCCTCGACGGTGAGGGACTCGCCGCGGGCTTGCGGGGAGACTCCGGCGGCGACCAGCGCCGCCTCCGCGCCCGCCGCGGACCCGGCCCAGCCGGACAGCGCCGCGCGGAGCGTCTTGCGGCGCTGCGCGAAGGCGGCGTCCACGACGGCGAAGACCTCGGCCTGGGTGGCGGTGGTCTTCACGGGCTCGGCCCGGCGCACCAGCGAGACCAGCCCGGAGTCCACGTTCGGCGCGGGCCAGAAGACGTTGCGGCCGATGGAGCCGGCCCGCTTGACGTCCGCGTACCAGTTGGCCTTGACGGAGGGGACTCCGTAGACCTTGTTGCCGGGCTTGGCGGCGAGCCGGTCGGCGACCTCCGCCTGCACCATGACCAGGGTGCGCTCGATGCTCGGGAAGCGGCTGAGCATGGTGAGCAGGACCGGCACGGCCACGTTGTAGGGGAGGTTCGCGACGAGCGCGGTCGGCGGCGGGCCGGGCAGCTCCTTGACCAGCATCGCGTCGGAGTGGACCAGCGCGAAGCGGTCCTTGCGCTCGGGCATCCGCGCCTCGATGGTGGCGGGCAGCGCGGCGGCCAGGATGTCGTC is a window from the Streptomyces sp. NBC_01244 genome containing:
- a CDS encoding MarR family winged helix-turn-helix transcriptional regulator; the protein is MEDEVDRLVAAWRRERPDLDVEPLEVLSRVSRLARHLDRARRLAFSEHGLEPWEFDVLTSLRRAGAPYQLSPGQLLTQTLVTSGTMTNRIDRLAKKGLVERLPDPNDRRGVLVRLSPEGRDRADQALAGLLAQERAILAQLSRTQRADLAGLLRQLTAPFDNIPG
- a CDS encoding response regulator transcription factor, yielding MVRIRVLVVDDHRIFAESLAAALAAEPDVDVSAAGSGPAALRCLERAVAEGRRFDVLLVDSDLAAVPAGVPAQRESASVPPAADGIALVAGVRVSHPDVRTVVLAERDDARRAALALQAGASGWVAKDCSLSRLLAVIRGVLREETHLPPALLTGVLRELTAARKHRTDSERLVESLTPREHEVLRCMVAGLGRKDVAARLFLSPHTVRTHMQNVLGKLGVHSTLAAVALARRAGVRPADLPGLPGQGLAGDVVERSGQLA
- the galE gene encoding UDP-glucose 4-epimerase GalE, giving the protein MSETASSKDSKYLVTGGAGYVGGVVVAHLLEEGHEVTVLDDLSTGFRSGVPSGAEFIEGRIQDAAEYLDPSYDGVLHFAASSQVGESVVNPGKYWENNVGGTLALLAAMRGAGVRRLVFSSTAATYGEPGDGPLTESSVTAPTNPYGASKLAVDHMIAGECAAHGLAAVSLRYFNVAGAYGRFGELHDPETHLIPLVLQVALGERESISVFGEDYPTPDGTCVRDYIHVADLAEAHLAALRVAAGGEHLVCNLGNGSGFSVREVIETVRKVTGKEIPEIVAPRRDGDPAFLVASARTAHERLGWTPTRSDLTGIVTDAWNFTRARRG
- a CDS encoding response regulator transcription factor, translating into MGVRVMVVDEHRLLAEALASALKLRGHRVLAAAAPAAGAAELVISRAPEVCLLGTATPAEPGVFEPIVRIKRERPQIAVVVLGPVPSPRGIAAAFAAGASGYVRHDERIEGVERALAKARAGEVAIAPQLLQAAFAELLNPAAQPDDEGSRLLRLLTPREVEVLVRVAEGEDTRLIAAGMAIAPSTARTHVQRVLMKLGVGSRLEAAALAARTGLLDRAGPPPSGGARP
- a CDS encoding IS30 family transposase translates to MDFKIRENRGPGGGGRLTREREAYSRLMQQGYSNREACRIVGINLRTGKRWRNGWHSPPSGKPKPPITVEASASGVSRYLREEDRIHIADRLREKASIRTIAAELGRSPSTISREIRRNGIPSRGDSSCWAYRPHAAHRRAEQRRPRPKPGKIRRSAELRQFIQAHLTLRWSPEQICQALQARFPARPEMHVAHETIYQALYVQGRGELRRELTRALRTGRSRRRPHRQSYKRKPRAIPNMVMISDRPAEAADRAVPGHWEGDLIIGKDGKSAIGTLVERTTRYVMLAHLPFDHTAASTRDALVETVKTLPPHLRRSLTWDQGVEMAAHQAFTVATNIPVYFCNPASPWQRGSNENTNGLLRQYFPKGTDLSRHTPQDLATVAAELNGRPRKTLGWETPAERLSKLLAA
- a CDS encoding outer membrane protein assembly factor BamB family protein is translated as MSTPPPPSQPPSGGFGAPQDPPPGGFSAPPPPPAPPAMPAGPPPPPAQPPTVPAPAGSPGGQASYGYPQEQSYGYPQQPGTAPMYAAQSPAVPAGGRGGNDVRTQLMIVGAALLAIVLIVGGGFWYVSGEDEGSGSQPVAGGSESPGGDKAPGGGGTEKAPAKTKSKTLVNVPMPESKEIVQIPGSWLTDTTYAKSDMAKVVGYNLADGTKKWEIPLGANVCAASRWVSDNKTAILFDEAMPTAEKKYPQCRQVGVIDLNTGKLLWKATAKSQTGGDKPVVLAEVTVTGQTVAAGGLSGGAAWNLADGKVLWSAKTDADRCEDLGYGGGPALAVIRRCGQHPDYVLHAQSLDPVSGAPKGSYKLPAGIDFAQIVSTKPLIVAADVNDTSKNATGVSDLFVLDDAGQLKTRIPLTSGNYNPECGATEVEDCTNMVVGNGKLYLPTEEHKGTTEYGRTNEIVSFDLETGKLTTDRADAGERYTVYPLRMDGSNLIAYKVPPYDGGGQVVSIDGKTMKETVLMQNPANKESQRAETQFLPDSGEFRYGNGKFFIARTAVMSRSSGSDPYYTFVSFTTG